Proteins from a genomic interval of Planctomycetaceae bacterium:
- a CDS encoding 4Fe-4S binding protein, which produces MFLWFRNVFMSVSTVLHGMYVTLLTMGKTYRRRTFTEVYEYPEVPLKVKPRYRGFHRFDLTTCIGCDKCAAACPVDCIYIDKEKSPVGKGFRLNGYAIDYSKCMFCALCVEPCPVDCIFMGSNHDLSCYSRDGCIVDYAKLPLEIAWGRASLNPTAVSESKVLHEPVWVKGEESPFETPSGA; this is translated from the coding sequence ATGTTCTTGTGGTTTCGCAATGTGTTTATGTCGGTGTCGACAGTTCTTCACGGGATGTACGTCACCCTGCTCACGATGGGAAAGACCTATCGTCGTCGTACCTTCACAGAGGTCTACGAGTACCCCGAAGTTCCATTGAAGGTGAAGCCGAGGTATCGAGGGTTTCATCGATTCGATCTGACCACCTGCATCGGGTGTGATAAGTGCGCCGCGGCCTGCCCGGTGGATTGTATCTACATCGACAAAGAGAAAAGTCCGGTCGGAAAAGGCTTTCGCCTGAACGGTTATGCCATCGACTACAGTAAATGCATGTTTTGCGCTTTGTGTGTCGAACCCTGTCCAGTGGACTGTATCTTCATGGGTTCCAATCACGACCTGAGTTGCTACAGTCGGGATGGGTGCATTGTTGACTATGCGAAGCTGCCGCTTGAAATTGCCTGGGGGCGTGCTTCTTTGAATCCCACGGCGGTGTCTGAGTCGAAGGTGCTTCATGAACCCGTATGGGTGAAGGGTG